A section of the Anabaena cylindrica PCC 7122 genome encodes:
- a CDS encoding diguanylate cyclase domain-containing protein encodes MNLDSQSENKGNILLVDDIPENLQLLSDLLVKLGYTVRSVTSGRMALKTVKIKQPDVILLDIKMPEMDGYQVCQFLKADENLRHIPVIFISALDDVFDKVIAFNSGGIDYITKPFQIEEVVARLENQLIIQRQQRLLQKEVNNRREAEEVLHHSRALLASILNSSLDGIAAMQAVRNPATGDIEDFRCLVVNPVIARVFERSREDLIGKLVLRKFLNNIEPELFDQFVEIVETAGPLERDFYYPSGESSWFHFVAVKLGDGFAITIRDITTRKEIELALQQANQRLEILANLDALTQVANRRCFNERLLHEWEELARCKQPLSLIIFDIDYFKYYNDYYGHLVGDDCLFQIAQSVYQLICHLDISRPSDLVARYGGEEFTILLPKTDLEEGIKVAARIQQIIHDLAIPHVKSEIRDIVTVSLGVASLIPSMEVKPDTLIALADKALYNSKQQGRDRYSSNS; translated from the coding sequence ATGAATCTTGATTCTCAATCTGAAAATAAAGGTAACATTCTCCTAGTAGATGACATTCCAGAAAACTTACAATTACTAAGCGATTTACTAGTGAAACTCGGCTATACCGTTCGCAGCGTCACTAGTGGGCGAATGGCACTAAAGACAGTGAAAATAAAGCAACCAGATGTCATTTTATTAGATATCAAAATGCCAGAAATGGATGGTTATCAAGTATGTCAATTCCTCAAGGCAGATGAAAATTTACGACATATTCCTGTCATTTTTATTAGTGCTTTAGATGATGTATTTGATAAAGTTATTGCTTTTAATTCCGGTGGTATAGATTACATTACAAAACCTTTTCAAATTGAAGAAGTAGTTGCACGCTTGGAAAACCAACTAATTATTCAACGTCAGCAACGCTTGCTACAAAAAGAAGTTAATAACCGCAGAGAAGCAGAAGAAGTGCTTCATCACTCCAGGGCTTTATTAGCTAGTATTTTAAATAGTTCTCTGGATGGTATTGCCGCTATGCAAGCTGTTCGGAATCCCGCTACAGGAGATATTGAAGATTTTCGTTGTTTGGTTGTAAATCCTGTTATTGCTAGAGTCTTTGAACGTAGTCGAGAAGATTTAATTGGTAAACTGGTATTAAGGAAATTTCTCAACAATATTGAGCCAGAACTTTTTGATCAATTTGTGGAAATTGTAGAAACGGCAGGGCCTCTAGAAAGAGATTTTTACTATCCATCAGGTGAGTCTTCCTGGTTTCACTTTGTGGCTGTAAAATTAGGTGATGGTTTTGCTATTACTATTCGTGATATCACTACGCGAAAAGAAATTGAACTTGCTCTTCAACAGGCAAATCAAAGACTGGAAATTTTGGCAAATTTGGATGCTTTAACTCAGGTGGCTAACCGTCGTTGTTTCAATGAGCGGTTGTTACATGAATGGGAAGAACTAGCACGATGCAAGCAGCCACTTTCCCTGATTATTTTCGATATTGATTATTTCAAATACTACAATGACTATTATGGGCATCTTGTCGGTGATGATTGCTTGTTCCAAATTGCCCAATCAGTGTATCAATTAATTTGTCATCTTGATATTAGTCGTCCTTCAGACTTGGTAGCTCGTTATGGTGGAGAGGAATTTACGATACTTCTACCGAAGACGGATTTAGAGGAAGGGATAAAAGTAGCAGCTAGAATTCAGCAAATAATTCATGATCTGGCTATTCCTCATGTCAAGTCTGAGATCAGGGATATTGTGACAGTCAGTTTAGGAGTTGCTTCACTCATACCCAGTATGGAAGTGAAGCCGGATACATTAATTGCCTTAGCAGACAAAGCTTTATACAATTCTAAACAACAGGGGCGCGATCGCTATTCCTCTAATTCTTAA
- a CDS encoding rhodanese-like domain-containing protein, translated as MSILVADVHDLKSRLEWGQPGLTIIDVRDRNTYNHGHITGAISIPLDDLASRAKSALHTQRQIYVYGEHDAHAAHAAETLRTAGFTDVSELQGGLTAWITVGGATEGV; from the coding sequence ATGAGTATTTTAGTTGCTGATGTTCATGATTTAAAGTCGCGTCTAGAATGGGGTCAACCTGGATTGACAATTATAGATGTGCGCGATCGTAATACCTACAATCACGGCCATATCACTGGGGCAATATCAATACCTCTAGATGACTTGGCATCTCGTGCTAAATCTGCGCTACATACACAACGTCAAATCTATGTTTATGGCGAACATGACGCTCATGCAGCCCATGCAGCCGAAACATTACGAACCGCTGGCTTTACTGATGTATCTGAACTCCAAGGTGGTCTGACAGCTTGGATAACAGTTGGCGGCGCAACAGAAGGAGTGTAA
- a CDS encoding adenylosuccinate synthase gives MANVIVIGAQWGDEGKGKITDLLSRSADVVVRYQGGVNAGHTIVVQGQTFKLHLIPSGILYPDTECIIGCGTVIDPQVLIKELEQLEKLNISTANLLISQTAHVTMPYHRLIDQASEERRGTHKIGTTGRGIGPTYADKSERTGIRVLDLMNPDELREQLEWTINYKNVILEKLYNLPPLDPQAVIADYLGYAERLRPYVVDTSLKIYDAILRRRNILFEGAQGTLLDLDHGTYPYVTSSNPVAGGACVGTGVGPTMIDRVIGVSKAYTTRVGEGPFPTELHGAVGELLCDRGAEFGTTTGRKRRCGWFDAVIGRYAVRINGMDCIAITKLDVLDELEEINVCVAYDIDGERCEHFPTSARQFARCRPIYKTLPGWQVSTTECRSLEELPKQALDYLKFLAELMEVPIAIVSLGASRDQTIIVEDPIHGPKRALLQPDGTPVSLP, from the coding sequence TTGGCTAACGTCATTGTCATAGGCGCTCAATGGGGCGATGAAGGAAAAGGTAAAATAACTGACTTACTCAGCCGCTCCGCAGATGTGGTGGTACGTTACCAAGGGGGAGTTAACGCTGGACATACAATAGTAGTCCAAGGTCAGACTTTTAAGCTGCATTTAATTCCCTCTGGTATTCTGTATCCAGATACTGAGTGTATTATCGGCTGTGGGACAGTCATAGATCCACAGGTGCTGATAAAGGAACTCGAACAACTAGAAAAACTCAATATTTCCACTGCTAATCTGCTGATATCTCAGACTGCTCACGTTACCATGCCTTACCATCGGTTGATTGACCAGGCATCGGAAGAGCGACGAGGAACTCATAAAATCGGCACTACTGGGAGAGGAATTGGTCCAACCTATGCTGATAAATCTGAGCGCACAGGTATCAGGGTTTTGGATTTGATGAACCCAGATGAACTCCGTGAGCAGTTGGAGTGGACGATCAATTATAAAAACGTCATTTTAGAAAAGCTGTATAATCTGCCACCTTTAGATCCTCAAGCTGTAATTGCGGATTACTTAGGGTATGCAGAACGCTTGCGTCCTTATGTTGTCGATACTTCGCTGAAAATATATGATGCGATTCTGCGACGACGCAATATTTTGTTTGAAGGCGCACAAGGTACACTGCTCGATTTAGATCATGGAACTTATCCTTATGTCACTTCCTCTAATCCTGTAGCGGGGGGAGCTTGCGTTGGTACAGGAGTAGGGCCAACAATGATAGATCGGGTAATTGGGGTGTCTAAAGCCTATACAACAAGAGTTGGTGAAGGGCCTTTTCCTACCGAACTGCACGGAGCAGTGGGAGAATTGTTATGCGATCGCGGTGCGGAATTCGGGACAACAACAGGCAGAAAGCGCCGCTGTGGTTGGTTTGATGCGGTCATTGGTCGCTATGCAGTCCGTATTAATGGGATGGATTGTATCGCTATTACCAAACTTGATGTTCTCGATGAATTAGAGGAAATTAACGTTTGTGTTGCCTATGATATAGATGGTGAACGGTGTGAACACTTCCCCACCAGCGCTCGTCAGTTTGCCCGTTGTCGTCCCATCTACAAAACCTTACCAGGATGGCAAGTGTCAACAACTGAGTGCCGTTCTTTGGAAGAATTGCCGAAGCAAGCACTAGACTATCTTAAATTCTTAGCAGAATTAATGGAAGTCCCCATTGCGATCGTCTCCTTAGGAGCCAGCCGCGATCAAACCATAATTGTAGAAGACCCTATCCACGGGCCAAAACGCGCTCTATTACAACCAGATGGAACACCAGTTTCTTTACCTTAG
- a CDS encoding ATP-binding protein, whose protein sequence is MRIAGIFLGALCSNYINVDFNLLSPWSAIGTTIGSLISVTLILHLTGTPYPLRQVNHVVIFTVCTLFTGSIVQSLIGVFVVCLGGFKAWSDWLQVFSNWWIGDVVGILVFTPLVLTWGRSLQDVRIKLGQYREVLIAITSLTVVAYLALVKSQPVEYLLLPPLLWSAFRFGAKITTSLVTIIAMIAAITTAYKTGVFYKVAVQSNSLLLLQIFIGVISMTIMAVLAIVAENRCAEIRLQNANSDLEKRVFERTRDLQESEAKAQELATKAEAANQAKSAFIANMSHELRTPLNAVIGFSQLMLRANNLPSDQYENAGIIYRSGDYLLTLINHILDLSKIEAGKATLNLHDFNFYRLLDDLEDMLHLRASDAGLELIFERTQNVPQYICTDEVKLRQVLINLLTNAIKFTLHGSIVLSVDKKDEDTEDVITLNFRLRDTGVGIARTELPKLFDAFIQARAGREMQEGTGLGLAISRKFVQLMGGDISVDSKLGKGTTFQFYIQAKLGQETISNNSTEGRQRVVELAPGQPTYKILTVDDKAINRQLLFKLLSPLGFEIKEASNGQEAIAIWDEWEPHLIWMDMRMPIMDGYEATKHIKSTTKGNATAVIALTASVLEEEKAIVLSAGCDDFLRKPFSEHTIFEALAKHLGVKYILAETNSENSEHIEENSLTSDHLRCMNQEWINKFYEAVLEANTNHVIELTKEVPKTETFLIQSLTKLARIFEFEKLVDLVEPLINYE, encoded by the coding sequence ATGAGAATTGCTGGTATATTTCTAGGGGCATTATGTAGTAACTATATCAATGTTGATTTCAACTTACTGTCTCCCTGGTCAGCGATTGGTACAACCATCGGCTCACTGATCTCAGTAACACTGATCCTGCACTTGACGGGTACACCCTATCCCCTCAGACAAGTCAATCATGTGGTGATTTTCACAGTTTGTACCCTCTTTACCGGGTCAATTGTGCAATCACTGATCGGTGTATTCGTAGTTTGTTTAGGTGGTTTCAAAGCTTGGAGCGACTGGTTGCAAGTTTTCTCTAATTGGTGGATTGGCGATGTAGTAGGAATTTTAGTTTTTACTCCCCTAGTGTTGACTTGGGGGCGCTCATTACAAGATGTGAGAATCAAACTTGGTCAATATCGGGAGGTATTAATTGCCATAACCAGCTTGACAGTTGTTGCCTATCTAGCCCTTGTTAAAAGCCAACCTGTAGAATATCTCCTTTTACCCCCACTACTTTGGTCTGCCTTTCGTTTTGGCGCGAAAATAACCACTTCCCTGGTGACAATCATCGCCATGATTGCTGCCATTACTACTGCCTATAAAACGGGCGTTTTTTACAAAGTAGCTGTACAGAGTAATTCTCTGTTGTTACTACAAATATTCATTGGCGTAATTTCTATGACTATTATGGCTGTGCTGGCAATTGTTGCAGAAAACCGCTGTGCAGAAATTCGCTTACAAAATGCTAACTCCGATTTAGAAAAACGAGTTTTTGAACGCACTAGGGATCTACAAGAAAGTGAAGCTAAGGCACAGGAACTAGCTACCAAAGCCGAAGCTGCTAATCAAGCAAAAAGTGCATTTATAGCCAATATGAGTCATGAATTGCGAACACCCCTCAATGCAGTAATTGGGTTTTCGCAATTGATGTTACGGGCTAATAATCTCCCCTCTGATCAATATGAAAATGCAGGTATTATTTATCGGAGCGGTGACTACTTACTAACTCTCATTAATCATATTCTCGATTTATCAAAAATCGAAGCTGGTAAAGCAACCCTAAATTTACACGACTTTAACTTTTATCGCTTACTCGATGATTTAGAAGATATGTTGCATCTGCGGGCCAGCGATGCTGGATTAGAACTAATATTCGAGCGAACTCAAAATGTCCCTCAGTATATCTGCACCGATGAAGTCAAACTACGTCAGGTTTTAATTAATTTACTTACTAATGCAATTAAATTCACACTTCATGGATCGATTGTCTTGAGTGTTGATAAAAAGGATGAAGACACAGAGGATGTCATTACCCTCAATTTCCGCTTACGTGATACCGGAGTCGGTATTGCACGGACAGAACTGCCAAAACTATTTGATGCATTTATTCAAGCACGGGCAGGGCGAGAGATGCAAGAAGGAACGGGTTTAGGTTTAGCAATCAGTCGGAAATTTGTACAACTGATGGGGGGGGATATTTCCGTTGACAGTAAATTAGGAAAAGGTACAACTTTCCAATTTTATATTCAAGCGAAATTGGGTCAAGAAACAATCAGCAATAATAGTACAGAAGGACGGCAGCGGGTGGTAGAACTTGCCCCAGGACAGCCTACTTACAAAATTCTTACAGTTGATGATAAGGCTATTAATCGGCAATTGTTGTTTAAACTTCTGAGTCCTTTGGGATTTGAGATCAAAGAAGCTAGTAACGGACAAGAAGCGATCGCAATTTGGGATGAATGGGAACCTCATTTAATTTGGATGGATATGAGGATGCCAATTATGGATGGTTATGAAGCCACAAAACACATCAAATCCACTACCAAAGGCAATGCAACAGCAGTAATTGCCCTCACGGCCAGTGTTTTAGAAGAAGAGAAAGCCATAGTGCTATCTGCCGGTTGTGATGATTTTCTGCGTAAACCTTTTTCAGAACATACAATTTTTGAAGCACTTGCTAAACATTTGGGTGTTAAATATATATTGGCTGAAACTAATTCTGAAAATTCAGAACATATAGAAGAAAATTCTCTAACATCTGATCATCTTAGATGTATGAATCAAGAATGGATCAATAAATTCTATGAAGCTGTTTTAGAAGCAAATACTAACCATGTCATAGAATTAACTAAAGAAGTTCCAAAAACAGAAACTTTTTTAATTCAATCTTTAACAAAACTTGCCCGGATATTTGAATTTGAAAAATTAGTTGATTTAGTTGAACCTTTAATCAATTATGAATAG
- a CDS encoding response regulator produces MHSQSIHLDNLRLLIVDDDSDTRQILTLLFELEGAEIISVASASEAIEIISKFKPDILISDISLPDEDGCSLLPKVRNLEALQGRWFPAIAMTGWASAEDKEYTLKAGFQKHLSKPVNLDELVSAVANLVDSNQYVNSF; encoded by the coding sequence ATGCACAGCCAATCTATCCATCTTGATAACCTACGATTACTGATTGTCGATGATGATAGTGATACCAGACAAATACTAACTTTATTATTTGAATTGGAGGGTGCAGAGATTATATCTGTTGCTTCCGCCAGTGAGGCTATAGAAATAATATCTAAATTTAAACCTGATATCTTAATTAGCGACATCTCTCTACCAGATGAGGATGGCTGTTCCTTACTACCTAAAGTTAGAAATTTAGAGGCATTACAAGGAAGGTGGTTTCCAGCTATTGCTATGACAGGTTGGGCTTCAGCCGAAGATAAAGAATATACATTGAAGGCTGGTTTTCAGAAACACCTTTCCAAACCAGTTAATTTAGATGAGTTAGTTTCTGCGGTTGCTAATTTGGTTGACTCGAATCAGTATGTCAATAGTTTTTAG
- the mutL gene encoding DNA mismatch repair endonuclease MutL: MASIIQALPTEVVYLITAGEVIDSFTSVVRELVENSLDAGATRIVVSLWPQQWRVRVADNGWGMNLDDLQQAATAHSTSKISSPADLWKITSLGFRGEALHSLTTLADLEILSRPVGGTEGWKVSYGNGGEVVKVEVTAIAPGTVVTVDNLFANCLPRRQGLPNPAQQMKAVQSVIQQIALCHPHVTYQVWQNDREWFTLCPAASVGKLIPQILPQVRQGDLEEIHFPLPSQNSPASTLVIGLPDRCHRHRPDWVKVAINGRLIKSPELEQTILSAFHKTLPRDRYPVCFLHLAISPDQINWNRNPAKSEIYLNELSYWQEQITQAINQALHISEANIKESIHTTRVSKLLKVAETKGDYNFQSKNQNQDNNQHYLKAVAQVSNTYIVAEHSGGMWLVEQHIAHERVLYEQLCENWQIVAVETPIILYQLSPAQVSQLQRINLDIEPFGEQIWAVRNIPAMLQQREDSAEALLELSWGGDLQTAQVAVACRSAIRNGTLMSLPEMQTLLNDWQRTRNPRTCPHGRPIYLSLEESALSRFFRRNWVIGKSHGI, translated from the coding sequence ATGGCATCTATTATTCAAGCCTTACCAACAGAAGTTGTATATTTAATCACGGCTGGAGAGGTAATTGACTCTTTTACATCTGTGGTGCGGGAGTTGGTGGAAAATTCCTTAGATGCTGGTGCAACAAGGATTGTGGTTTCTCTATGGCCGCAGCAGTGGCGAGTGCGTGTAGCAGATAATGGTTGGGGCATGAACCTGGATGATTTGCAACAAGCAGCAACAGCCCACAGTACCAGTAAGATATCTTCTCCGGCAGATTTGTGGAAAATTACTAGTTTAGGGTTTCGTGGTGAAGCGTTACATAGCTTAACAACTCTGGCAGATTTGGAAATTCTCAGTCGTCCTGTGGGGGGAACAGAAGGCTGGAAGGTGAGTTATGGGAATGGAGGGGAAGTTGTTAAAGTAGAAGTAACTGCGATCGCACCTGGTACTGTAGTAACAGTTGATAATTTATTTGCTAACTGCCTTCCCCGTCGTCAAGGTTTACCCAACCCAGCACAGCAAATGAAAGCCGTACAGAGTGTAATTCAACAAATCGCCCTCTGTCATCCTCATGTCACTTACCAAGTCTGGCAAAATGACCGGGAATGGTTTACTCTGTGTCCTGCTGCAAGCGTAGGAAAATTAATACCGCAAATTCTCCCCCAAGTGCGACAAGGTGATTTAGAAGAAATCCATTTTCCTCTTCCCAGTCAAAATTCACCTGCCTCTACATTAGTAATCGGTTTACCAGATAGGTGTCATCGTCATCGTCCTGATTGGGTAAAAGTAGCGATTAATGGCAGACTGATTAAGTCACCAGAACTAGAGCAAACCATACTTTCAGCATTTCACAAAACATTACCGCGCGATCGCTATCCCGTTTGTTTTTTGCATCTGGCTATCTCTCCTGACCAAATCAACTGGAACCGCAACCCCGCTAAATCAGAAATTTACCTCAACGAACTCAGTTACTGGCAAGAACAAATTACCCAAGCAATCAATCAAGCCCTACATATTTCTGAAGCTAATATCAAAGAATCTATTCACACCACACGAGTTAGTAAATTACTCAAAGTTGCCGAAACAAAAGGCGATTACAATTTTCAATCCAAAAATCAAAATCAAGACAATAATCAGCACTATTTAAAAGCAGTTGCCCAAGTTAGCAATACTTATATTGTCGCCGAACATTCAGGCGGAATGTGGTTAGTCGAACAACACATTGCCCATGAACGAGTTTTATATGAACAACTATGTGAAAATTGGCAAATCGTAGCCGTAGAAACCCCAATAATTCTTTATCAATTATCCCCCGCACAAGTTTCCCAATTACAACGTATCAATTTAGATATTGAACCATTTGGAGAACAAATTTGGGCAGTTCGCAACATTCCCGCAATGTTACAACAACGTGAAGACAGCGCCGAAGCACTTTTAGAACTAAGTTGGGGAGGTGATTTACAAACAGCCCAAGTTGCAGTTGCTTGTCGTAGTGCTATTCGTAACGGCACACTCATGAGTTTACCAGAAATGCAAACATTACTAAATGATTGGCAACGCACACGCAATCCTCGCACCTGTCCACATGGTAGACCGATTTATTTATCATTGGAAGAATCTGCATTATCAAGATTTTTCCGGCGCAATTGGGTAATTGGCAAAAGTCATGGAATTTGA
- a CDS encoding adenosine deaminase: MALYAELHRHLGGSVVPRVLWRYFERHAKDLISRFAEYPEFEEFYTRPRNTLDEYLELHTLVESVQTVETLPYFIYRLLRGAYIFENLAYLELRYTPYLRTPEHLDQGARIDKMTEIVDIVGKSSHLPEYPIVTSQILCMHSRLPYEVNKAIVDLAAQNREYVCAIDVAGGDRYYAERMEEWISLYNYAHSLDIKTTGHLYETTDGCYPVLLPYLMRIGHGIQIPLLYPELLKDVAQRGQCLEVCPTTYLKTGTLQDIRQLKLVFDRCFEAGVDIAICTDNAGLHNMRLPFEYENLLTYDIINFAQLQACQDAAFRHAFAWPYTQRPASLLNGLLKPEADKMLAM, from the coding sequence ATGGCCTTATACGCTGAGTTACATAGACACTTGGGGGGTTCAGTCGTTCCCCGCGTGTTGTGGCGGTACTTTGAGCGCCATGCTAAAGATTTAATTTCCCGTTTTGCTGAATATCCAGAATTTGAAGAATTTTACACCCGTCCCCGCAACACTTTAGATGAATATCTCGAATTACACACCTTAGTAGAAAGTGTGCAAACTGTAGAGACTTTACCTTACTTTATCTATCGCTTGCTGCGCGGTGCTTATATCTTTGAAAACTTGGCTTATTTAGAACTGCGTTATACTCCCTACTTGCGGACACCTGAACATTTAGATCAAGGGGCAAGAATTGATAAAATGACAGAAATTGTGGATATTGTGGGCAAATCTAGTCATTTACCTGAATATCCCATTGTGACTAGCCAAATTCTTTGTATGCACTCCCGTTTACCTTATGAAGTGAATAAGGCAATTGTGGATTTAGCAGCGCAAAATCGAGAATATGTCTGTGCGATAGATGTCGCGGGGGGCGATCGCTATTATGCTGAACGCATGGAAGAATGGATTAGTTTATATAATTACGCCCATTCTCTGGATATCAAGACCACAGGACATCTTTATGAAACTACAGATGGTTGCTATCCAGTACTTTTACCCTATTTAATGCGAATTGGTCACGGTATTCAAATTCCCCTACTATATCCAGAATTGCTTAAAGATGTAGCTCAACGGGGACAATGTTTAGAAGTTTGTCCCACCACTTACCTAAAAACCGGAACTTTACAGGATATCCGGCAACTGAAGTTAGTTTTTGACCGTTGTTTTGAAGCAGGTGTAGATATTGCCATATGTACGGATAACGCTGGTTTGCACAATATGCGACTACCGTTTGAGTATGAAAATCTCTTGACTTACGACATTATCAATTTTGCTCAATTACAAGCTTGTCAAGATGCAGCCTTTCGTCATGCATTTGCTTGGCCTTATACTCAACGTCCTGCATCTTTATTAAATGGGTTGTTGAAACCTGAAGCAGATAAGATGTTGGCAATGTAA
- a CDS encoding Crp/Fnr family transcriptional regulator — MHYVKTVYLEVAQCAACNRLHTLEERLSRWLLTVADRLNSDEFPLTQEFISQMLGVRRSGVTVAAHALSKAGLINYRRGHIKILNREALEASSCECYQVIKNEYARLLSNSPQHYCD, encoded by the coding sequence TTGCACTATGTAAAAACTGTCTACCTTGAAGTTGCACAATGTGCGGCTTGTAACCGACTACATACTTTAGAAGAGAGACTTTCTCGGTGGTTATTGACAGTTGCTGATCGTCTAAATTCAGATGAATTTCCTCTAACTCAAGAATTTATCTCTCAGATGTTGGGTGTACGTCGTTCTGGGGTGACAGTGGCAGCCCATGCCCTCAGTAAAGCAGGATTGATTAATTATCGTCGCGGTCATATTAAGATTCTCAATCGAGAAGCTTTAGAGGCAAGTTCCTGTGAATGTTATCAAGTAATTAAAAATGAATATGCAAGGTTACTAAGCAATTCACCTCAACATTATTGTGATTGA
- the rplY gene encoding 50S ribosomal protein L25: protein MAITVESKKRPEGSKPKALRRSGLIPANLYGHNGIESISLVLDAKVVERLLKQAAPNKTEIELSIPELEWNGKTVLREVQIHPAKGTPYHLSFFAAKN from the coding sequence ATGGCTATTACAGTCGAATCTAAAAAGCGTCCAGAAGGCAGCAAACCAAAGGCTTTGCGTCGTTCGGGCTTAATACCAGCTAATTTGTACGGTCACAACGGTATTGAATCAATTTCTCTAGTACTTGATGCTAAGGTCGTTGAACGCCTGCTCAAACAAGCTGCACCTAATAAAACCGAAATTGAACTCAGCATCCCAGAATTGGAGTGGAATGGTAAAACCGTGCTTCGTGAAGTTCAGATTCACCCAGCTAAGGGTACACCATACCATCTGAGTTTTTTTGCTGCTAAAAACTAA
- a CDS encoding Crp/Fnr family transcriptional regulator — protein MLSNHNSLKSKNKLLASLSSSDFEPLAPYLALVTLSSGQNIYAAEEPIKYIYFPDTAIISLICTMENGSSVEVGFVSSEGMVGIPVILGDNITHLNAIVQVPGNGLRIDANIVKTEVVVNM, from the coding sequence ATGTTATCAAATCATAATTCCCTAAAGTCAAAGAATAAATTGCTTGCTTCTTTGTCTTCCTCTGATTTTGAGCCTCTTGCTCCATATTTAGCACTTGTTACGCTTTCATCTGGACAAAATATTTACGCAGCAGAAGAACCAATTAAATACATCTATTTTCCTGATACAGCAATTATTTCTTTAATCTGTACAATGGAAAATGGCTCATCAGTAGAAGTAGGTTTCGTAAGTAGTGAAGGAATGGTAGGTATACCCGTAATTTTGGGAGATAACATCACACATCTCAATGCAATTGTGCAGGTTCCAGGTAATGGATTACGAATAGATGCAAATATAGTTAAAACTGAGGTAGTGGTAAATATGTAG
- a CDS encoding IS1 family transposase, protein MSISRPTCPNCGSQHIVKNGKIHNQKPKYQCQNCKRQFIENPTNKVISKDTIELIDRLLLEKIPLAGIARAARVSETWLQKYVNNKYAQIPTQVNVSAKPRGKLTIECDEAWSFVGHKGNKQWIWLALDKKTREIVGVYIGDRSEDGARGLWNSLPPVYRQCAVCYTDFWAAYAQVIPSKRHQAVGKESGKTNHIERFNNTMRQRISRLVRKTLSFSKKLDNHIGAIWYFIHHYNSCCSA, encoded by the coding sequence ATGTCAATCTCCAGACCTACTTGCCCCAATTGTGGTTCTCAACACATTGTCAAAAATGGGAAGATTCATAATCAAAAACCAAAATACCAGTGTCAAAACTGCAAAAGACAGTTTATAGAAAATCCCACTAATAAAGTTATTAGCAAAGATACTATAGAACTGATTGATAGACTTTTACTTGAGAAAATACCTCTCGCAGGTATTGCTCGTGCTGCTCGTGTTTCAGAGACTTGGTTGCAAAAATATGTGAATAATAAATATGCCCAGATTCCGACTCAGGTAAATGTTTCAGCCAAACCAAGAGGTAAATTGACTATTGAGTGTGATGAGGCTTGGTCATTTGTAGGTCATAAGGGTAATAAGCAATGGATTTGGTTAGCTTTGGATAAAAAAACTAGAGAAATAGTTGGAGTTTACATAGGCGACCGCAGTGAAGATGGCGCTAGGGGATTATGGAATTCTCTACCACCAGTTTATCGTCAATGTGCTGTTTGCTATACAGATTTTTGGGCAGCTTACGCACAAGTTATTCCTAGCAAACGTCATCAGGCAGTAGGGAAAGAAAGTGGCAAGACTAACCATATTGAACGCTTTAATAATACAATGCGTCAAAGAATTTCTCGTTTGGTTAGAAAGACTTTATCCTTCTCTAAAAAGTTAGATAATCATATTGGTGCTATCTGGTATTTTATTCATCATTATAATTCTTGTTGTAGCGCCTAA